One window of the Crateriforma spongiae genome contains the following:
- a CDS encoding serine/threonine protein kinase, whose product MKKEPPAATSPTTDARRIADQLKSVIEQSKERPLPKPASTEAGESIDEKLTLFHTAALHSELISEQVFARAVDIAKRRLKAGGSDGPVDAEAVAAALIQSGVITSYQAQQLRSGRSKLTLGPYLITDWIGQGGMGQVFKAVHRVMGRECAVKVLPLEKSTEESRASFMREIRLQAGLDHPQLVRAFDAGRDGNVHYLVTEYVPGTDLRKYVRRHGPLPVHQAASIISQAARGLQYAHELGLIHRDVKPGNILVTPDGVAKVSDVGLAAWSMGIHEDPRAGKIVGTADYLSPEQIRSPLMIGPASDIYSLGCTTYYVVTGKVPFPGGDSRSKCRRHCEQTPWHPRKFAPELPEEFVDAIADMMEKDPERRVASAADVADRLEPFARISDAAIDPPIRRQAWTAPPPPMENGVDEDHVGLDGRSGPNVEEDSVAGSASAESQGSTDTPPPVPGGDAAIDADDPMVGNSLSSLQTAPRPSHTLAIAITLALAVPVSLLIGAVLGFLAHEYWQF is encoded by the coding sequence ATGAAAAAGGAACCGCCAGCCGCAACGTCGCCGACCACTGATGCACGTCGAATCGCCGACCAGTTGAAATCGGTGATCGAACAGTCCAAGGAACGACCGCTGCCCAAGCCGGCGTCGACCGAGGCGGGCGAATCAATTGATGAAAAGCTGACGCTCTTTCACACCGCGGCACTGCACAGCGAACTGATCAGCGAACAAGTGTTCGCACGCGCGGTGGACATTGCCAAGCGTCGGTTGAAGGCTGGTGGATCCGATGGCCCGGTCGACGCCGAAGCGGTGGCCGCGGCACTGATCCAAAGCGGCGTGATCACGTCGTACCAAGCCCAACAGCTTCGCAGCGGTCGCAGCAAGCTGACGCTCGGGCCGTACTTGATCACCGACTGGATCGGCCAAGGTGGCATGGGCCAAGTCTTCAAAGCGGTCCACCGTGTGATGGGGCGCGAGTGCGCGGTAAAAGTGTTGCCGCTGGAAAAATCGACCGAAGAATCACGCGCCAGCTTCATGCGTGAAATCCGGTTGCAGGCCGGTTTGGACCACCCGCAATTGGTCCGCGCATTTGATGCCGGCCGTGACGGGAACGTGCACTACCTGGTGACCGAATATGTCCCGGGAACGGATCTGCGAAAATACGTTCGCCGTCATGGTCCGTTGCCCGTTCATCAAGCCGCATCGATCATTTCACAGGCCGCTCGCGGGTTGCAGTACGCGCACGAACTGGGACTGATTCACCGTGACGTCAAACCGGGCAATATCCTGGTCACACCCGATGGCGTTGCCAAAGTATCCGACGTGGGCTTGGCGGCTTGGAGCATGGGGATTCACGAAGATCCGCGAGCCGGAAAGATCGTGGGAACGGCGGATTACCTTTCGCCGGAACAAATCCGCAGCCCGCTGATGATCGGCCCGGCCAGCGATATCTATTCGCTGGGCTGCACGACCTATTACGTCGTTACCGGCAAAGTCCCGTTCCCTGGCGGCGATTCGCGCAGCAAGTGTCGACGCCACTGTGAACAGACGCCATGGCATCCACGAAAGTTTGCACCGGAGTTGCCCGAAGAATTTGTCGACGCCATCGCCGACATGATGGAAAAGGATCCCGAACGCCGGGTCGCCTCCGCCGCCGACGTCGCGGATCGTTTGGAACCGTTCGCCCGAATCAGTGATGCAGCGATCGACCCGCCGATCCGACGACAAGCCTGGACCGCCCCGCCACCACCGATGGAAAACGGCGTCGATGAAGACCACGTCGGGTTGGACGGAAGATCCGGGCCCAATGTCGAAGAAGACTCGGTGGCCGGTTCCGCGTCGGCCGAAAGCCAAGGATCCACCGACACACCACCACCGGTTCCCGGCGGCGATGCGGCGATCGACGCGGATGATCCGATGGTCGGAAATTCGTTGAGTTCACTGCAAACGGCTCCGCGTCCCAGTCACACTCTGGCCATTGCCATCACGCTTGCCTTGGCCGTTCCGGTCAGCCTTTTGATCGGTGCCGTGCTGGGATTCTTGGCTCATGAATACTGGCAATTTTGA
- the mnmD gene encoding tRNA (5-methylaminomethyl-2-thiouridine)(34)-methyltransferase MnmD, with protein MPIPKRTHLNTNEADLQIQITDDGSRTLVRTDLGDAYHSGCGAISESRHVYLNNSGVADRLQQGLATRVFEVGLGTAMAALATIDLAQRFQTPLDYHAVDLRIPDAETLRQLNPESWIDDATLAERFLQWRSNTRSATAPGRVDWTVSDTVRLTVDLISLLDWPPAGTANDLKPFDAIYFDPFAPATDPQLWTESVFAKMRRHIAPEGRLVTYCVNRQVRDCMAAAGWSVDRVRGPVGGKREVLIASPGSGG; from the coding sequence ATGCCCATTCCCAAACGCACGCACCTGAACACCAACGAGGCGGATCTACAGATTCAAATCACCGATGACGGCAGCCGCACCTTGGTCCGCACCGATCTCGGCGATGCCTATCACAGCGGCTGTGGTGCGATTTCCGAAAGCCGTCATGTCTATTTGAACAACAGCGGTGTTGCGGACCGCTTGCAACAGGGCTTGGCCACACGCGTGTTCGAAGTCGGCTTGGGCACCGCCATGGCCGCACTGGCAACGATCGACTTGGCACAGAGGTTTCAAACACCATTGGATTATCACGCGGTTGATCTGCGGATTCCCGATGCGGAAACGCTGCGTCAATTGAATCCAGAATCTTGGATCGACGACGCAACATTGGCCGAGCGTTTTTTACAGTGGAGATCCAACACGCGCTCGGCAACTGCGCCGGGCCGCGTCGATTGGACGGTCAGTGATACCGTGCGGTTGACCGTGGATTTGATCAGCCTGCTGGACTGGCCGCCCGCAGGAACCGCGAATGACCTGAAACCGTTTGACGCGATCTATTTCGATCCATTCGCACCGGCGACGGACCCGCAACTGTGGACCGAATCCGTATTCGCCAAGATGCGACGTCACATTGCACCGGAGGGACGTTTGGTGACGTATTGTGTCAACCGGCAAGTCCGCGATTGCATGGCCGCCGCCGGCTGGTCGGTCGATCGCGTCCGCGGTCCCGTCGGAGGCAAACGCGAAGTCTTGATCGCTTCGCCAGGGTCCGGGGGCTGA
- a CDS encoding Nramp family divalent metal transporter, whose amino-acid sequence MPQDPSDAPVASPTHATESIDADVRQPPRSFAGVMRSAGPGLIVAGSIVGSGELIATTKTGAEAGFSFLWLILLGCVIKVFTQIELGRYTMVQGKTTLRALSEVPGPRISGRGNWLVWYWVVMWVASISQQGGIVGGVGQALSISFPLTEQGRLYNEAAGAEHELKFVEFAERSDEIQVTSESELTPLRTEARQAREAYEKQFGAQSQPIDVTAWGVMIAIVTSVVLFFGRYGLIQTFCTVLVGSFTLLIVVNLFLLQDQPDYRVRWTEFVSGLKFGFPDTSDGSSSPIHTALATFGIIGVGAAELVMYPYWCLEKGYAKFTGPRDDSDAWLDRARGWLGVMKADAWGAMIVYTFATIAFYLLGAAVLHRVGLNPEKSDMVRTLAVMFVPVFSDWAAALFLFGAIAVLYSTYFVACASHARVFSDALRVMGFIDPSEENRAVWIRWLSGIFPLVALLIYVAFPSPAQLVLLSGIAQGIMLPMLAGAALWFRYRRSIPALQPSRIWDALLWTSGIAMLVTGSWTVVAALETYFG is encoded by the coding sequence ATGCCCCAGGACCCGTCCGATGCCCCCGTGGCGTCGCCGACCCATGCAACGGAATCCATCGACGCCGACGTCCGGCAACCGCCGCGATCGTTCGCCGGAGTGATGCGTTCAGCGGGCCCAGGATTGATCGTCGCCGGTTCCATCGTCGGCAGCGGCGAACTGATCGCGACGACGAAAACGGGGGCCGAAGCGGGATTCAGTTTCCTGTGGCTGATTCTGCTGGGGTGCGTGATCAAAGTCTTCACGCAAATCGAACTGGGCCGATACACGATGGTCCAGGGCAAAACGACGCTGCGGGCGCTCAGCGAAGTCCCGGGGCCACGAATTTCCGGACGCGGCAATTGGTTGGTCTGGTACTGGGTCGTCATGTGGGTGGCCAGCATCAGCCAACAAGGCGGCATTGTCGGCGGGGTCGGCCAAGCACTGTCGATCAGTTTTCCGCTGACCGAGCAAGGACGTTTGTACAACGAGGCCGCTGGTGCCGAACATGAATTGAAATTCGTGGAATTTGCCGAACGCAGCGATGAAATCCAAGTCACGTCTGAAAGCGAACTGACACCGCTGCGCACCGAGGCCCGACAGGCGAGAGAGGCCTATGAAAAACAGTTCGGCGCCCAATCACAGCCGATCGACGTGACCGCTTGGGGAGTGATGATCGCGATCGTGACCAGCGTTGTGCTGTTTTTTGGTCGCTATGGTCTGATCCAGACGTTTTGCACCGTTCTGGTGGGATCGTTCACTCTGTTGATCGTCGTGAATCTGTTCTTGCTGCAGGACCAACCCGACTATCGCGTGCGTTGGACGGAGTTTGTCAGTGGATTGAAATTCGGCTTTCCTGACACGTCTGATGGATCGTCATCACCCATCCACACGGCTTTGGCGACGTTTGGGATCATCGGAGTCGGGGCCGCCGAATTGGTGATGTACCCGTATTGGTGTTTGGAAAAGGGTTACGCCAAGTTCACCGGTCCGCGTGACGACAGCGACGCTTGGCTGGATCGTGCTCGGGGTTGGCTGGGCGTGATGAAAGCGGACGCCTGGGGCGCGATGATCGTCTACACCTTTGCGACCATCGCGTTTTATCTATTGGGCGCGGCGGTTCTGCATCGCGTGGGACTGAATCCCGAAAAATCCGACATGGTCCGTACGCTGGCCGTGATGTTCGTCCCGGTCTTTTCCGATTGGGCCGCCGCGTTGTTTCTGTTCGGTGCGATCGCGGTGTTGTATTCGACGTACTTTGTCGCCTGCGCCAGCCACGCACGCGTGTTTTCCGACGCGTTGCGTGTGATGGGGTTCATCGACCCGAGCGAAGAGAATCGAGCGGTTTGGATCCGCTGGCTCAGCGGCATTTTCCCGTTGGTCGCTTTGCTGATCTATGTCGCGTTTCCATCGCCGGCGCAATTGGTTCTGCTCAGCGGGATTGCCCAAGGCATCATGTTGCCGATGCTGGCCGGCGCGGCATTGTGGTTCCGATACCGCCGTTCGATCCCGGCACTGCAACCATCGCGGATTTGGGATGCCCTGTTGTGGACATCCGGGATCGCCATGTTGGTGACGGGATCGTGGACGGTGGTCGCCGCTTTAGAGACGTATTTTGGTTGA
- the pilM gene encoding type IV pilus assembly protein PilM produces the protein MAGSGSVWGIEIGQSALKALRCSKTSDGIVAEAFDYIEYPKILSQPDADADALVADALEQLLERNDIQGSEICISVPGQSGLAKFFKPPPVEVKKIADIVRYEARQQIPFDLADVVWDHQMMPGSMIEEGFALDSEVGLFAMKREQAYRQLKPFDNANLEVDVVQLAPISLYNTIAYDRMHERVDGGVFDPDDPPKSTVVLSIGTDSSDLIVTNGFRIWQRSMPIGGNHFTRQLTKDLKLTFAKAEHLKRNAKDAADPKMVFQTMRPVFNDLVTEVQRSIGFFRSIDRKAEIDELLITGNTVKMPGLAAYLGKNLGMEVHVLDRFERLTGDDVMSIPQFRDNASTFSVCYGLCLQGLGLGQIHASLVPHEILRERMIRAKKPWTLAGLAVLMLGLGAHYWFTEQTWASTHENLWGQASSEVALMDSYSSDHFGKDEELNNKLNFLNAVGKELSGNVERRLTWLEIMRVINAGIPRETEEDAKKTRKELPLDQRKDIHVTKVETKFYEDLEEWYDEDRARRFEEEMRNWTRLMDRTDVPYLEEFETGPTESGWVIQINGYHYFNSDKSKRYAGNAHVRKYLTTYFLEGEYELPAGDGQTMKFTPAEMGLSYPLLLDEARMKEETIPNPDFDRSKAMADPEYMEEEPPELTVQRLDFTFQVVWKPNLITDRVEAKLQAEAEAAEAAAAEAGLTEPEVPVGDQTAMTP, from the coding sequence ATGGCCGGAAGCGGCAGCGTTTGGGGAATCGAAATCGGGCAATCAGCGCTCAAGGCGCTGCGTTGCTCCAAGACCAGTGACGGAATCGTTGCGGAAGCATTCGACTATATCGAGTACCCCAAAATCCTGAGCCAGCCTGACGCGGACGCCGACGCGTTGGTCGCCGATGCGCTGGAACAGTTGCTCGAACGCAACGACATCCAGGGGTCAGAAATCTGCATCAGCGTGCCTGGGCAAAGCGGTTTGGCGAAGTTTTTCAAACCGCCACCGGTCGAGGTCAAAAAGATCGCCGACATTGTCCGCTACGAGGCGCGGCAACAAATCCCGTTCGATCTGGCCGACGTCGTCTGGGATCACCAGATGATGCCCGGCAGTATGATCGAAGAAGGCTTCGCCCTGGACAGTGAAGTCGGGCTGTTCGCGATGAAGCGTGAACAGGCCTATCGCCAACTGAAGCCGTTCGACAATGCCAATCTGGAAGTCGACGTCGTCCAATTGGCTCCGATTTCGCTGTACAACACGATCGCCTATGACCGGATGCACGAGCGTGTCGATGGCGGCGTCTTCGATCCGGATGATCCGCCCAAGTCGACCGTGGTGTTGTCGATCGGGACGGATTCCAGCGACCTGATCGTGACCAACGGTTTCCGCATCTGGCAACGTAGCATGCCGATCGGCGGTAACCATTTCACCCGCCAGCTGACCAAAGACCTGAAGCTGACCTTTGCCAAGGCGGAACATCTGAAGCGGAACGCCAAGGACGCGGCCGACCCGAAGATGGTCTTTCAGACGATGCGTCCGGTCTTCAACGACTTGGTCACCGAAGTCCAGCGATCCATCGGGTTCTTCCGCAGCATCGATCGCAAGGCGGAGATCGACGAACTGTTGATCACCGGTAACACGGTCAAAATGCCCGGCTTGGCGGCCTACCTTGGCAAGAACCTGGGGATGGAAGTCCACGTCCTGGATCGCTTCGAACGGCTGACCGGCGACGACGTGATGTCGATCCCGCAATTCCGTGACAACGCGTCGACGTTCTCGGTTTGTTACGGGCTGTGTTTGCAAGGCTTGGGGCTGGGCCAGATTCACGCCAGCCTGGTGCCGCATGAAATCTTGCGGGAACGCATGATTCGGGCCAAGAAGCCTTGGACGCTGGCGGGATTGGCGGTGCTGATGCTGGGCCTGGGTGCCCACTATTGGTTCACCGAACAGACTTGGGCGTCCACCCACGAAAACTTGTGGGGACAAGCCAGCAGCGAAGTCGCGTTGATGGACAGCTACAGCAGTGATCACTTCGGCAAAGACGAAGAGCTCAACAACAAGCTGAACTTTTTGAACGCGGTCGGCAAGGAATTGTCGGGCAACGTGGAACGTCGGCTGACTTGGCTGGAAATCATGCGTGTCATCAACGCCGGCATCCCGCGGGAAACCGAGGAAGACGCCAAGAAGACGCGCAAAGAATTGCCGCTGGACCAGCGCAAGGATATCCACGTCACGAAGGTCGAAACGAAGTTTTACGAAGACCTGGAAGAATGGTACGACGAGGACCGCGCCCGACGTTTCGAGGAAGAAATGCGGAACTGGACGCGTCTGATGGACCGTACCGATGTGCCGTATCTGGAAGAATTTGAAACCGGGCCGACCGAATCGGGCTGGGTGATCCAGATCAACGGATACCACTACTTCAACAGCGACAAATCCAAACGCTATGCCGGCAACGCCCACGTCCGAAAGTATCTGACGACGTACTTCTTGGAAGGCGAATACGAATTGCCCGCCGGTGATGGCCAGACGATGAAATTCACGCCCGCGGAAATGGGCCTGAGCTATCCGTTGCTGCTGGACGAAGCCCGGATGAAGGAGGAAACGATTCCCAACCCGGACTTTGACCGCAGCAAAGCCATGGCGGACCCTGAATACATGGAAGAAGAACCGCCGGAACTGACGGTTCAGCGATTGGACTTTACGTTCCAAGTGGTTTGGAAACCGAACCTGATCACCGATCGGGTGGAAGCCAAATTGCAAGCCGAGGCGGAGGCCGCAGAAGCGGCGGCCGCGGAGGCGGGTTTGACCGAACCGGAAGTCCCGGTGGGTGATCAGACCGCGATGACGCCGTAA